From the genome of Marasmius oreades isolate 03SP1 chromosome 1, whole genome shotgun sequence:
ATATTGGAGTTGACCAAAGTGAGCTTGAAAGCGATATTAAAAATCTAGCATGACTACAATATGACACCAAAGAATGCCTTTGTGGCAGGAGTACTCAACATCCTGATACAAATGACCACACCTCTGGTCGTCTAGAACGCAAGTGCGTTTCAATGTCTGCCAGGTACCCCAACCTCGTCCTCGAGTCTCCATCTCCCAACAATCCCCATTGCCTCCGCATCCCCGTTCTCCAACTCTGGCAATCCCAGCAACCGTGCCACCATGGTCCATGGGTCCTTCCCACCACCATATCGCAAAACCTCTCTCTTATACTTCTCCCCAACCTCCCTGTCCAAGGGGTCTCTACTGAACACGTTACTCCAAACTCTCGAGGCAATAGCCCGCCCTAGTAAATACGAATAATATGTTGCACCGTATCCAAAGAGATGTCCGAACTGTGTTTGGTATGAAGTACCTTTGACGTAGGGAATCAGACCAGAGGAATTAATAAGGTCAGCATGGATGGCTGTGGAGGAAAAGTCCGACGATAGAGGGAGTGACGAGTGATAGAGCTGATCAAGGGCTGCCAGTAGGAATTGTTGATATGTGTCAATCGAATGACAGGGATCGACATGATGGTTCCCCGTTTGAGGGACTGTAGCACCAGTTGAATCCGGGGAAAAGAGTGAGAGCACGGTTGGTGAGTTGAGAAAATGTTCCATCAGGATTGAGGGAAGTTCTACAAAATCCGTGGCACAACGCGTGCCAGAGACATTTTGGTAGTCAGTCCGGCCAATCATCGCTAAACAAACGCGGAAGTTAATGATCGATGTGAAAGGGTAGGTTGAGATGGAGAAAACCTACAATGCATTGCGTGTCCCATTTCATGAAATAAAGTATTCACTTCATGCCACTCCAAAACCGTGGGTCCCCTCGAGGCAGATGGCGGCGCAAATTCACACAATAGCACTACCAGCGGCAATTGATAAACCCCCTCTTGACCAGGTAACTTGTGCCTCTTCACGGCCTCAAACTCCAACGATTGTTGTACCTCTTCCCCTAAATCCCCATCGTTccgttcatcatcatcatcggtcTTCCTCGAGCATCGGACGGTATAATGAGCAGCACCACCCGCCTTCCCTCTACGTGCAAATAAATCCGCGAATATCCAACCTATAATACCCTTCTCTTCATCGACCACTTCCAACTTGTGCACATCACTATGCCAGACTTCGCCTGGTTCTGGATGTACCGGGCGCAAAGAAATTCCGTACATATGTTTGAAAAGGCGCGAAAGTGCCATGAACACTGTGCCGACTGTCAATGGCGGAAGAGGTATCGGTGGGGACGGAGGTTCAGGTGGACAGTAAAAGTCACGGTCCCATGCGTGAATTATTGGTGCAGAAGGTAGTTTGAGATGTGCCTGTTTCCGTACGCTCAGTGTGTGCAAGGCGCCCTTGGCTGCAGGGCGTGTGTGGTCCATCAGTGCGTTCAAGAAAGTCTGAACGTTCTCTGAGTCAAAAGTATAGTACAGGTCAGTAAAGGGGTTAATGAAGGAAGCGACGGGTCGACGCACCAGGTGTTCTGGCCATCTTATCGTCAAGTGACATATGAGAAAAACTTTCACTTCCCACCAAACGTGCCAATTCAGCACGTTTTCTCAACAGATCCTCTAATATCTCTATCTGCTCCCTTGTACTAGAATAGGATCCAATGTAGACTTTTCGTCGTGTCTCTTCCTGAGGTGCCGAGCGCATAATCATTTGGGCCTGTAACGAACCCGGATAAACCGAAAGATCTCGCTGAGTGAACCGTGCTTGAAGTTGTAGCCTCACTCCCAACCCTTTGTCCTTTAACCCATTGAGGTCGGAGGGTTTAATAGAAATAGGTGGTCTGGGTGTCGCAGCTTCTCTGAGGAAATGACGGCCTAACACAATGATTTCGGAGGACAACCGCACGAACTGTTCCCTCTGAGCTGGGGGAAGATCAATCGCTGACTTTTCAAAATCTTTCCAAAAGATGAGTGCGGTCTGATAGGCTTCAGGCCCTAGAGTTTTTACGATGTCGGGATCAGTAAACACCACTTTGAGGACCTGAAACATATTCAGTACAAGCGATAATTTGAGCTCGACAAGACACGTACCTCATAAAGCCCCACATGGGTATTCAAAATATTCATAAACTCGCACAATATCTCGTAGGCATGATTGGCAGCTTCCACCCATTGTCGATCCGGATGTGAGTTGCGAATAAGCTCTGCGAGGTCAATGACACCGCAGAGGAGATCACTGAGTCTGTCCAAGTTTTTGACAACCTTGAACAGCTCTTCCCGGGATTGCGGGGCACGCAATATTCGATCTGTAAGAGCTTGGGCGCGAACGAGGGTACCGTTCGCGAGGGATATAAGAGCACGCGGATGGGTCAATGATGGATGGCCAAATAAACCGGTATGGTGAAAATTGGTGAGAGAAAGCGCGCTAGTGGGATTGTCGAAAAGGGTCACAAGAGTCTTATCTTCTTGCGATGCAGGTATCATGGAATGGGCGATGGGGCCAGCTTGAGTGACTGCCGTCCTGGAAGCACCTCTCGGAAGTGGATGGTGAAGTGGAACATTTTCGTGAATACATCCTCGAAAACGAAATATCTGTTTTGCAGGAGACCTCAGCGCATTCCCCGCAGTTTTAGAAAGCATGAGACGAGGATAAGTAGATGGTGGTTCGTTTGCAACCCGCTGTTGACCCACTTCCTAATATGTAGTAAGACGACCGGAAAAGACAGCTTCTGCCAATCGCGCATCACGGCCTGGACTCCACTTTTAGGTCGGCTACCATCCCTTCAGATTTCCGGGTGCATTATGATACCATGTAGTAAAATGTACAACGTAGGTTGTGGATATGTATCTACAATATGACAAAAAAATCGGAGATGGCAGTGG
Proteins encoded in this window:
- the OCT1 gene encoding Mitochondrial intermediate peptidase (MEROPS:MER0001156; BUSCO:EOG09260JJW), with amino-acid sequence MLSKTAGNALRSPAKQIFRFRGCIHENVPLHHPLPRGASRTAVTQAGPIAHSMIPASQEDKTLVTLFDNPTSALSLTNFHHTGLFGHPSLTHPRALISLANGTLVRAQALTDRILRAPQSREELFKVVKNLDRLSDLLCGVIDLAELIRNSHPDRQWVEAANHAYEILCEFMNILNTHVGLYEVLKVVFTDPDIVKTLGPEAYQTALIFWKDFEKSAIDLPPAQREQFVRLSSEIIVLGRHFLREAATPRPPISIKPSDLNGLKDKGLGVRLQLQARFTQRDLSVYPGSLQAQMIMRSAPQEETRRKVYIGSYSSTREQIEILEDLLRKRAELARLVGSESFSHMSLDDKMARTPENVQTFLNALMDHTRPAAKGALHTLSVRKQAHLKLPSAPIIHAWDRDFYCPPEPPSPPIPLPPLTVGTVFMALSRLFKHMYGISLRPVHPEPGEVWHSDVHKLEVVDEEKGIIGWIFADLFARRGKAGGAAHYTVRCSRKTDDDDERNDGDLGEEVQQSLEFEAVKRHKLPGQEGVYQLPLVVLLCEFAPPSASRGPTVLEWHEVNTLFHEMGHAMHSMIGRTDYQNVSGTRCATDFVELPSILMEHFLNSPTVLSLFSPDSTGATVPQTGNHHVDPCHSIDTYQQFLLAALDQLYHSSLPLSSDFSSTAIHADLINSSGLIPYVKGTSYQTQFGHLFGYGATYYSYLLGRAIASRVWSNVFSRDPLDREVGEKYKREVLRYGGGKDPWTMVARLLGLPELENGDAEAMGIVGRWRLEDEVGVPGRH